From the genome of Niabella agricola, one region includes:
- a CDS encoding porin family protein encodes MEKHILIIIFIAITSFSNAQRNIEIAFKPGVSIPKLTAAGSNNPVSSGYRTLPYQDAALHVEITANKSLSIQPQLEYSIQGGKKNGVQAFKTPDITAPQFAPGAVPSFLYADYKRETRITYFILPIFIKYHFIPQKNKWRAYIAAGPFASYLLNAKNITTGYSMVYLDKEKTQPLGQAPQSFDNENHISRDFHRFNTGITGHLGLGYKIVTGSIFLEVGGNYGFVVIQKNSVNGRNRTGAAVINLGYQYEL; translated from the coding sequence ATGGAAAAGCATATTCTTATTATAATATTCATCGCAATAACCAGCTTTTCCAATGCGCAAAGAAATATCGAAATCGCTTTCAAACCCGGTGTCAGCATCCCCAAATTAACCGCTGCGGGATCAAATAACCCTGTCAGTTCCGGATATCGCACGTTACCCTATCAGGATGCTGCACTACATGTCGAAATCACGGCCAACAAATCCCTCTCCATCCAACCGCAGCTGGAATACTCGATCCAGGGCGGTAAAAAAAATGGAGTACAGGCCTTTAAGACGCCGGATATTACGGCGCCACAGTTTGCGCCCGGGGCAGTGCCGTCTTTCCTTTACGCAGATTATAAAAGAGAAACACGAATCACCTATTTTATCTTACCTATATTCATCAAATATCATTTTATTCCTCAAAAGAACAAATGGCGCGCATACATTGCAGCGGGGCCTTTTGCCAGTTATCTTTTGAATGCAAAAAATATCACAACGGGGTACAGCATGGTCTATCTCGACAAAGAAAAAACGCAGCCACTCGGCCAGGCTCCGCAGTCATTCGACAATGAGAATCATATCAGCAGAGATTTCCATCGCTTCAATACCGGCATAACAGGACACCTGGGCTTAGGTTATAAAATTGTCACAGGCAGCATTTTTCTTGAAGTGGGCGGGAATTATGGCTTTGTTGTCATTCAGAAAAACAGTGTCAACGGAAGAAACAGAACCGGTGCTGCGGTAATCAACCTTGGATATCAATATGAATTGTGA
- a CDS encoding phosphoketolase family protein produces the protein MITEQQLQNMHRYWQAANYLAAGQIYLQDNPLLREPLKATHIKPRLLGHWGTSPGLSFIYLHLNRLIKDTDANILYICGPGHGAPAIVANTYLEGSYSEIYPKISMDEHGLKALFRQFSTPGGIPSHVSAHTPGSIHEGGELGYALVHAVGAAFDNPDLIVACIIGDGEAETAPLEGSWKSISFLNPLRDGVVLPILHLNGYKIASPTILARKSDTELQALFTGYGYEVIFVEGSDPYPMHHAMAAAFDQAYAKIKTLQQQARSMNEPVIKGWPMIILRSPKGWTGPKEWDHHPIEDSFRSHQVPLTDVKTNTEQLQLLETWMRSYAPEKLFDKNGKLVPELQSLAPVGKKRMGMLALANGGSVLKELKLPDFKKYAVDVTHPGTKEAESTRNFGNYLRDIFELNQENLNFRLFCPDETASNRLQAVFEKTTRCFLETTLDTDDHLSAEGRVMEVLSEHLCEGWLEGYLLTGRHGLFSCYEAFITIIDSMFSQYAKWIKTSKELPWRKPVASLNYLLTSHSWRQDHNGYSHQGPGFIDTVINKKSNVTRIYLPPDANTLLAVMHHCFSSKDYANLVVAGKQPELQWLTMEAAVEHCARGASVWKWAGNDDGAQPDVIIACAGDVPTLEAVAAVSILRSQLPDLKVRLVNIVDLMALSPVLYHSHGLSDEQFTELFTDNAPVIFAFHGYVRIIHDLVHGRPNPSRFHVRGYMEEGTTTTPFDMTVLNHMSRYQLAMEAVRRVPAMVYQRDTFNAYCEQKLNDHKAYISTYFDDLPEIKHWKWEY, from the coding sequence ATGATAACTGAACAACAATTACAAAACATGCACCGGTACTGGCAGGCAGCCAATTATCTCGCGGCCGGACAAATATACTTACAGGATAACCCGCTGCTGCGCGAGCCATTAAAGGCAACGCATATTAAACCAAGGTTACTGGGCCATTGGGGAACATCGCCGGGATTAAGCTTTATTTATCTACACCTGAACCGCCTCATAAAGGATACGGATGCTAATATTCTTTACATATGTGGTCCCGGCCATGGGGCTCCGGCGATCGTCGCCAACACCTACCTTGAGGGGAGTTATTCTGAAATATATCCGAAAATATCGATGGATGAACATGGTTTAAAAGCACTATTCAGGCAGTTTTCAACACCGGGGGGCATTCCGAGCCATGTAAGTGCGCACACACCCGGATCTATACATGAAGGAGGCGAACTGGGTTATGCATTGGTACATGCTGTTGGAGCTGCATTTGACAATCCAGACCTTATTGTTGCCTGCATCATCGGCGATGGAGAAGCTGAAACCGCGCCTCTTGAGGGCAGCTGGAAATCGATAAGCTTTCTAAACCCCCTACGCGACGGCGTGGTTCTTCCCATCCTGCATCTGAACGGGTATAAGATTGCGAGTCCTACGATACTCGCCAGGAAATCAGACACCGAGCTCCAGGCATTATTTACCGGCTATGGGTATGAGGTGATTTTCGTAGAGGGAAGCGATCCCTATCCCATGCATCATGCAATGGCAGCGGCATTTGATCAGGCTTATGCCAAGATCAAAACCCTGCAACAACAGGCCCGTTCCATGAATGAACCCGTTATCAAAGGTTGGCCCATGATCATCCTTCGGTCGCCAAAGGGCTGGACAGGCCCAAAAGAGTGGGATCATCACCCCATCGAAGACTCCTTCAGATCGCACCAGGTGCCGCTGACCGACGTAAAAACAAATACGGAACAGTTACAACTTCTGGAGACCTGGATGCGAAGCTATGCTCCCGAAAAATTATTTGACAAAAATGGAAAGCTGGTTCCTGAACTACAAAGCCTTGCACCTGTAGGAAAAAAAAGAATGGGCATGCTTGCCCTCGCCAACGGAGGCTCGGTCCTTAAAGAACTGAAGCTCCCGGATTTCAAAAAATACGCGGTTGACGTTACTCATCCGGGAACCAAAGAAGCAGAAAGTACGCGTAATTTTGGCAATTACCTGCGGGACATCTTCGAACTAAACCAGGAAAACCTGAATTTCAGGCTATTTTGCCCGGATGAAACAGCTTCAAACCGGTTGCAAGCTGTTTTTGAAAAGACAACCCGTTGCTTTCTTGAAACAACACTGGATACAGACGACCATCTTTCCGCCGAAGGCCGGGTAATGGAAGTATTGAGCGAACATCTTTGTGAAGGCTGGCTGGAAGGATATCTCTTAACAGGCAGACACGGTCTTTTCTCCTGCTACGAAGCTTTTATCACCATCATTGATTCCATGTTCAGCCAATATGCAAAGTGGATAAAAACCAGTAAAGAACTGCCGTGGCGCAAACCGGTAGCCTCATTAAATTATCTGTTAACATCGCATTCCTGGCGCCAGGACCACAATGGATACAGCCATCAGGGACCCGGATTTATTGACACGGTGATTAATAAGAAAAGTAACGTCACCCGCATTTATCTTCCGCCTGATGCCAATACCCTTTTAGCAGTAATGCATCACTGTTTCTCCAGTAAAGATTATGCAAATCTCGTTGTGGCCGGCAAACAGCCTGAATTGCAGTGGCTGACCATGGAAGCGGCAGTGGAGCATTGCGCACGTGGTGCCTCTGTGTGGAAATGGGCAGGAAATGATGACGGAGCCCAGCCAGATGTGATCATCGCCTGCGCCGGGGATGTTCCTACACTGGAAGCCGTGGCCGCTGTTTCAATTTTGCGCAGCCAGCTTCCAGACCTAAAAGTGCGGCTCGTAAATATTGTTGACCTAATGGCTTTATCGCCGGTGCTGTATCATTCCCATGGTTTAAGCGACGAACAATTTACTGAGCTATTTACAGATAATGCCCCGGTGATATTCGCATTTCACGGTTATGTCCGCATTATTCACGACCTGGTTCATGGGCGCCCCAATCCCTCAAGGTTTCACGTACGGGGATATATGGAAGAAGGTACTACCACTACCCCGTTTGACATGACAGTGTTAAATCACATGAGCCGGTATCAACTGGCAATGGAGGCCGTCAGACGTGTTCCGGCGATGGTATATCAGAGAGATACCTTCAACGCCTATTGCGAGCAAAAATTAAACGATCACAAAGCATATATCAGCACCTATTTTGATGATTTACCGGAAATCAAACACTGGAAATGGGAATATTAG
- a CDS encoding phosphoribosyltransferase, protein MFKDRTEAGSLLAVQLKKYKNEPGIVLAIPRGGIPVACIVAKQLKFPMSVVLTKKIGHPLNKEYAIGAASLTDYFLVPHENVSEQYIQEELKSIRIALNQMHEKLMGKRPPEKLEGKTLIVVDDGIATGSTMLATINLLRHSNPRKIIIAVPVASQNAIQKLSKQADEVVTVLSPEVFSGVGAFYNDFTQVSDTEAISCMKKSAKPI, encoded by the coding sequence ATGTTTAAAGACAGAACAGAAGCAGGATCGTTGTTAGCGGTTCAGTTAAAAAAATATAAGAATGAGCCGGGTATTGTATTGGCCATACCGCGTGGCGGGATACCCGTTGCCTGCATCGTAGCGAAGCAGTTGAAATTTCCGATGAGTGTTGTGCTTACCAAAAAGATAGGGCATCCCTTGAACAAAGAATATGCGATCGGTGCGGCTAGTTTGACTGACTACTTCCTGGTCCCACATGAAAATGTTTCCGAACAATATATCCAGGAGGAACTGAAAAGTATCCGCATTGCGTTAAACCAAATGCATGAAAAGCTTATGGGAAAGCGGCCCCCTGAAAAACTGGAGGGGAAAACCTTGATCGTCGTTGACGATGGTATCGCCACAGGCAGCACCATGCTGGCTACCATAAATCTTTTACGCCATAGCAACCCACGTAAAATCATCATAGCTGTTCCGGTAGCATCACAAAATGCCATACAGAAATTATCAAAACAAGCCGATGAAGTGGTAACGGTACTTAGTCCTGAAGTATTTTCCGGAGTAGGTGCCTTCTATAATGATTTTACCCAGGTGAGTGATACCGAGGCCATATCCTGCATGAAAAAATCTGCAAAACCTATTTAA
- a CDS encoding dienelactone hydrolase family protein, with product MKNLFHQEIEIPVDKTRLSGTLFIPPEVNGLVIFSHGSGSSRYSKRNQQVASFLHQRRYGTLLFDLLTPQEDSAYYNRFNIQLLSRRLAGATEWLAKHPVAKGLRIGYFGASTGAASALQAAAELTQVGAVVSRGGRPDLAPEDTLKHVKAPVLLIIGSLDTVVLQLNRQAFNELRCPKELAIVDGATHLFEEPGKLNEVAKLALAWFEKYLKPAVMPKIY from the coding sequence ATGAAAAATCTGTTTCATCAAGAAATAGAGATACCGGTTGATAAGACCAGGCTTAGCGGAACCCTGTTCATACCACCAGAGGTAAACGGTCTGGTCATCTTCTCCCATGGCAGCGGAAGCAGCCGTTACAGCAAGCGCAACCAGCAGGTCGCATCCTTTCTTCATCAAAGAAGGTATGGAACGCTGCTTTTTGACCTGCTTACGCCACAGGAAGACAGCGCGTATTACAATCGTTTTAACATCCAATTACTTTCCAGAAGATTAGCCGGCGCAACAGAGTGGCTTGCAAAGCATCCTGTAGCTAAGGGGCTTCGCATCGGCTATTTTGGCGCCAGTACCGGTGCCGCATCTGCACTACAAGCGGCGGCCGAGCTCACCCAGGTTGGGGCGGTCGTTTCAAGAGGTGGTCGTCCTGATCTTGCACCGGAAGACACGTTGAAACATGTAAAGGCTCCAGTGTTACTAATCATTGGAAGCCTTGACACCGTTGTGTTGCAATTAAACCGACAGGCTTTTAATGAGCTTAGGTGCCCTAAAGAGCTGGCAATTGTAGATGGCGCCACTCATTTATTTGAGGAGCCGGGCAAGCTGAATGAAGTGGCCAAACTCGCACTAGCCTGGTTTGAAAAATATTTAAAGCCGGCAGTGATGCCTAAAATATATTAG
- a CDS encoding YciE/YciF ferroxidase family protein, producing the protein MEPYYRKITSLHQLLINGLENLLSTEVQLEECLENWIATANSMQLKAILQKYHAFITQHKQDLEDIMEESATDASIIVDPIMEICIKETNEKIQLCTNVKVRDACILASIQLINHFKISAYGTAAAFAKELDMEKVCPIFHKMKINEKQIDDRLSQLAEYEINRNARTPIVITD; encoded by the coding sequence ATGGAACCTTATTACAGAAAGATCACTTCACTTCACCAGCTGCTTATTAATGGTTTGGAGAATTTACTATCAACCGAAGTACAACTGGAAGAATGTCTGGAGAATTGGATTGCAACGGCAAATTCTATGCAATTAAAAGCGATACTTCAAAAATATCACGCTTTTATTACCCAACACAAGCAGGATCTTGAAGACATAATGGAGGAATCAGCCACCGATGCTTCGATTATTGTTGACCCAATTATGGAAATCTGTATAAAGGAGACAAATGAAAAAATTCAGTTATGTACGAATGTCAAAGTGCGCGATGCGTGCATCCTGGCCAGCATACAGCTTATCAACCATTTTAAAATAAGTGCTTATGGAACCGCCGCCGCCTTCGCAAAGGAACTGGATATGGAAAAAGTCTGCCCGATATTTCATAAAATGAAGATAAATGAAAAGCAGATCGATGACCGGCTTTCGCAGCTGGCAGAATATGAGATCAATAGAAACGCACGAACACCGATCGTAATTACCGATTAA
- a CDS encoding erythromycin esterase family protein, with amino-acid sequence MGTYFTKRPMLDSQEVVNLVKQKAFPLKSKADLNPLIERIGDARIVMLGEATHGTHEYYQWRAHISRKLIEEKGFSFIAVEGDWPDCYRLNRFVKGYDTNSKSTFQVLHAFNRWPTWMWANWEIVALADWMQLHNKRLAKSNKIGFYGLDVYSLWESMDSIIQYLKKTDPAALKIAEEAFRCFEPYRIDEGRSYAKSTLFVPEACQQEVVRLLQEIQHRLPRYNTDHEHVFNVEQNAVVVKNAETYYRAMIKGGSRSWNIRDRHMADTLDRLLLFHGSGSKAIVWAHNTHVGDARATDMTEDGLFNIGELARLRYQKEVVLVGFGAYKGTVTAGHSWGAPMHSMIIPEAEAGSWEYLLHQSGEENKLLLMDDFINNNVLMENHIGHRAIGVVYNAQYERYGNYVPTILPLRYDAFIYLDETHALHPLHMKPDGNQMPETYPFGV; translated from the coding sequence ATGGGTACCTATTTTACAAAACGTCCGATGCTGGATAGCCAGGAGGTGGTGAATCTTGTTAAACAAAAGGCTTTTCCGTTGAAAAGCAAGGCCGACCTGAATCCACTTATCGAGCGGATCGGCGATGCCCGGATCGTGATGCTGGGAGAGGCAACGCACGGAACCCATGAGTATTACCAATGGCGGGCTCATATTTCCCGGAAACTAATCGAGGAAAAAGGGTTTAGTTTCATTGCCGTGGAAGGCGATTGGCCGGATTGTTACCGGCTGAACCGTTTTGTGAAGGGATATGATACAAATAGTAAGAGTACATTCCAGGTGTTGCATGCTTTTAATCGCTGGCCTACATGGATGTGGGCTAATTGGGAGATTGTGGCGCTGGCTGACTGGATGCAGCTGCATAACAAACGGTTGGCTAAAAGTAACAAAATTGGGTTTTATGGCTTGGATGTGTACAGTCTTTGGGAAAGTATGGACAGCATCATACAATATTTGAAAAAGACGGATCCGGCTGCTCTGAAAATAGCGGAGGAGGCATTTCGCTGTTTTGAACCCTACAGAATAGACGAAGGGCGCTCTTATGCAAAATCTACCCTTTTCGTGCCGGAGGCCTGTCAGCAGGAGGTAGTTCGCTTATTGCAGGAAATTCAACATCGGCTTCCCCGGTATAACACGGATCACGAGCATGTATTCAATGTGGAACAGAATGCTGTGGTGGTGAAGAATGCAGAGACCTATTATCGGGCTATGATTAAAGGAGGCAGTCGTAGCTGGAATATCCGGGACCGCCATATGGCGGATACCCTAGACCGTCTGCTGCTTTTTCACGGTTCGGGCTCGAAAGCCATTGTTTGGGCACATAATACACATGTTGGAGATGCCCGGGCAACAGATATGACGGAAGATGGCCTGTTCAATATCGGGGAGCTTGCCCGTCTTCGGTATCAAAAGGAAGTGGTGTTGGTTGGTTTTGGTGCTTACAAAGGAACCGTAACAGCGGGGCACAGCTGGGGCGCGCCCATGCACAGTATGATTATTCCGGAAGCGGAAGCAGGTAGCTGGGAGTATTTGCTGCACCAATCAGGGGAGGAAAATAAATTATTGCTAATGGATGATTTTATTAATAATAATGTGCTGATGGAGAATCATATTGGTCATCGCGCGATTGGTGTGGTGTATAACGCACAATACGAGCGATATGGGAACTATGTGCCAACCATTTTGCCACTTCGATATGATGCCTTTATTTACCTGGATGAAACGCATGCCCTGCATCCGCTTCATATGAAGCCTGACGGAAACCAGATGCCGGAAACCTATCCATTCGGAGTCTGA
- the ligD gene encoding non-homologous end-joining DNA ligase: MPNRRTDPMPERVSPMLCKLVKTLPLLEAYLYEIKWDGYRVISFVRQGDVRMDSRSGLNYTARYPEVEKALRALKHDVVIDGEVVVFDDEGKPDFETLQQYNGEHTPISYCVFDLLWIDGQNLEQHPLTERKKILRKLVDKKAAFKFSKSYNDGAALYKQMKSLGLEGIVAKRKNSLYREGERGNDWLKIPTRKRQEFVIGGWAESTKGRSFKSLLFGVYENGRFTWIGRSGGGYKEKEMAGILEKLKTLETGATPFVNPVLDAGGAVLHYIHPELVANFEFATWTKTGRIRKPATFLGFRNDKRPTEVVREIPVTANAIRNEAGEIKIKLQKTS; this comes from the coding sequence ATGCCAAACAGGAGAACGGATCCCATGCCTGAACGAGTATCTCCCATGCTTTGTAAGTTAGTGAAGACGCTTCCTCTCCTGGAAGCCTATTTGTATGAGATTAAATGGGACGGTTATCGCGTGATATCGTTTGTCCGGCAAGGTGATGTGCGTATGGATTCGAGAAGCGGGCTGAATTACACCGCCCGATACCCTGAAGTTGAAAAAGCATTAAGGGCGTTAAAACATGATGTAGTTATCGATGGCGAAGTAGTGGTGTTTGATGATGAGGGAAAACCCGATTTTGAAACGCTGCAACAATACAATGGTGAGCATACACCCATCAGCTATTGTGTCTTTGATTTGCTCTGGATAGACGGGCAGAACCTGGAACAACATCCACTTACTGAAAGGAAAAAAATCCTAAGGAAGCTCGTAGATAAGAAAGCAGCCTTTAAATTCAGTAAAAGCTATAATGATGGGGCGGCATTATATAAACAAATGAAGTCTTTGGGTCTGGAAGGCATTGTGGCGAAGCGTAAAAATAGTTTATACAGGGAAGGTGAACGCGGTAATGACTGGTTGAAGATTCCAACGCGGAAGCGACAGGAGTTTGTAATAGGTGGATGGGCCGAATCTACAAAAGGCCGTTCCTTTAAAAGCCTTCTGTTTGGAGTTTACGAAAATGGCCGGTTTACCTGGATCGGCCGTAGCGGAGGCGGCTATAAAGAAAAGGAGATGGCAGGGATCCTGGAAAAGCTTAAAACATTAGAGACAGGAGCAACACCCTTTGTTAATCCAGTGCTGGATGCGGGGGGAGCGGTTTTGCATTATATACACCCGGAACTCGTTGCTAATTTTGAATTTGCTACCTGGACAAAAACGGGGCGAATCCGGAAACCGGCCACATTTTTGGGATTCCGGAATGATAAAAGGCCAACAGAGGTTGTCCGGGAAATACCTGTAACCGCTAATGCTATCCGTAATGAGGCTGGGGAGATTAAAATTAAGTTACAAAAGACATCTTAA
- a CDS encoding lysylphosphatidylglycerol synthase transmembrane domain-containing protein, translating into MAKQQEKKKLFSTGNIIFYGLVVLFSIFAVYYFSEIKTDIELFGKIKPYWLLFAVLGQIGTYFFGAIVYQQLLLGFHIRVRQTVWKLFKISFITLFFNQTIPSAGISGNTFLFNYLHKNGIAVNNIISLISVELISFYISIEIIIILTVILSIFLLNIPGTLYIIWGIGFVVYFLFGLSVNILSNQHAIGIFQRKIASAKILAKLRNKLQTFFTTKELVERPSKFFREHAHVVYRAVGLQLLIFLSDAFTILALFHGLGLPINILTVSAGFLLTRIVSLLPISPGGLIIYEGGMSYFFSRLGVHFSSALIITLLYRALSFWLPMIIGFFVYRKMRNETFQQI; encoded by the coding sequence ATGGCTAAGCAACAAGAAAAGAAAAAATTATTTTCAACAGGAAACATCATCTTCTATGGACTGGTTGTCCTCTTTTCCATATTTGCCGTATATTATTTTAGCGAGATAAAAACAGATATTGAGCTTTTCGGGAAGATCAAACCTTATTGGTTGCTATTTGCTGTTCTTGGACAAATTGGCACCTATTTTTTTGGGGCAATCGTGTATCAGCAGCTATTACTCGGGTTTCATATTCGTGTCCGTCAAACGGTCTGGAAATTATTCAAAATAAGCTTTATCACCTTATTTTTCAATCAAACCATTCCAAGCGCCGGAATAAGCGGCAATACTTTTTTGTTTAATTACCTGCATAAAAACGGAATTGCTGTCAATAACATTATTTCGCTTATCTCCGTTGAGCTCATTAGTTTCTATATTTCCATAGAAATCATTATTATTCTGACAGTAATCCTCAGTATATTTCTGCTAAACATTCCCGGCACACTATATATCATCTGGGGCATCGGCTTTGTTGTATATTTTCTGTTTGGTCTGAGCGTAAATATCCTTTCCAACCAACATGCAATAGGTATTTTTCAAAGAAAAATAGCATCCGCTAAAATCTTAGCAAAACTCAGGAATAAGCTCCAAACATTTTTTACTACAAAAGAACTTGTGGAACGTCCAAGCAAATTTTTTCGGGAGCACGCACATGTTGTATACCGGGCTGTGGGGTTACAACTGCTCATTTTTCTCTCAGATGCTTTTACGATCCTGGCGCTGTTTCATGGCCTGGGTTTGCCGATCAATATACTTACGGTATCTGCAGGGTTTTTACTAACGAGGATTGTCTCGCTCTTGCCGATATCTCCCGGGGGCCTCATCATATACGAAGGAGGAATGAGTTATTTCTTTTCCAGGCTGGGCGTACATTTCAGCTCAGCATTGATAATCACACTATTATACAGGGCATTATCATTTTGGTTGCCAATGATCATTGGTTTTTTTGTATACAGGAAAATGCGCAACGAAACATTTCAGCAAATCTGA
- a CDS encoding baeRF3 domain-containing protein, with protein sequence MNTENLASNALSILRKEKGNTCISVILPAGRFLKGKGLVKNEVNDALAKVRQLLDDEGREMEIKALMRYADELLETVDFTNNSEGLGLFISSGVKLAIRFPFPVEEKILVADHFELRELMYEASLATPYYILLLSEQGCRLFQGTWNAVSEIKDSHFPMLYTDDYIYAKPAHSSSYAGYAHVKDYERDKSELEAIRLKDFFRHLDAALGTYLVNNTSLVVFGVKKDLSLFVQVSGHLKQVIDKIEGNYNHNTQKELGGLAWRVMQRHFEENAKKMLDLFEEKTGKNLGLSGIQDIWIAAREGKGLKLLVEKDYRRPAFLTENEYHLYLHPPKRIKRALPDAVEMIIETVLEKKGDVCFVENGFLKQHHRIALMLRY encoded by the coding sequence ATGAATACTGAAAATCTTGCAAGTAATGCGCTTTCCATTTTACGGAAGGAAAAAGGAAATACCTGTATATCGGTTATACTGCCCGCGGGCCGTTTTTTAAAGGGAAAAGGCCTGGTTAAAAATGAGGTAAACGATGCGCTGGCTAAAGTACGGCAGTTGTTGGATGATGAGGGCCGGGAAATGGAGATAAAGGCGCTGATGCGATACGCGGATGAATTACTGGAAACTGTTGATTTTACAAATAACAGTGAAGGCCTGGGGCTGTTTATATCTTCCGGAGTTAAACTGGCTATAAGATTTCCATTTCCGGTGGAGGAAAAAATATTAGTAGCCGATCATTTTGAATTACGGGAATTAATGTATGAAGCAAGTCTTGCAACTCCTTACTACATATTGTTGCTCAGTGAGCAGGGCTGTCGCTTGTTTCAGGGAACCTGGAATGCAGTTTCCGAGATAAAAGATTCGCATTTTCCGATGCTTTATACAGATGACTATATATATGCTAAACCCGCACATAGCTCGTCGTATGCCGGGTATGCGCACGTAAAGGATTATGAAAGGGATAAATCGGAATTAGAAGCCATACGTTTAAAGGATTTCTTCCGTCATTTGGATGCGGCACTGGGTACTTACCTGGTCAATAATACATCGTTGGTCGTTTTTGGTGTAAAAAAGGATTTGTCTCTGTTTGTTCAGGTGAGCGGTCATTTGAAACAAGTTATCGATAAAATTGAAGGTAATTATAATCACAACACTCAAAAGGAGCTAGGCGGTCTTGCCTGGCGTGTAATGCAACGGCATTTTGAAGAGAATGCAAAGAAAATGCTGGATTTATTTGAGGAGAAAACCGGAAAGAACCTCGGTCTTTCAGGTATTCAGGATATCTGGATTGCGGCACGGGAAGGGAAGGGGCTAAAACTGCTTGTGGAAAAAGATTACAGGCGTCCGGCATTTCTCACAGAGAACGAGTACCATCTATATTTGCATCCTCCAAAAAGAATAAAAAGAGCATTACCGGACGCAGTTGAGATGATTATCGAAACTGTTTTAGAAAAAAAAGGGGACGTTTGTTTTGTTGAAAACGGGTTCCTGAAACAGCACCATAGGATTGCGCTGATGTTGCGGTATTGA
- a CDS encoding dihydrofolate reductase family protein: MRKIRIFEHISLDGVIEHDGAYTYGAWTTPYRSPAGAAMLLEAYGSNFDLLLARHTYDIFSAFWPNAGDFPMANAINAATKYIVTNRPERLDWGPVKSLSADVVNAVRDLKSTDGPDLIIVGSSTLTSVLLDQGLADEVILITYPVLLGRGKRLLSDSVDARELAFIDSKTTPTGLLINTYKHLGPLKK, encoded by the coding sequence ATGAGAAAGATCAGAATTTTCGAGCATATTTCGCTGGATGGCGTAATCGAACATGATGGAGCGTATACCTATGGCGCATGGACAACACCATACCGAAGTCCTGCCGGGGCGGCAATGCTCCTTGAAGCATATGGATCCAATTTCGACCTGCTGCTTGCCCGGCACACCTATGATATATTCAGTGCCTTTTGGCCGAATGCAGGCGATTTTCCTATGGCAAATGCAATTAACGCCGCAACAAAATACATTGTAACCAACCGTCCGGAGCGCTTGGATTGGGGGCCCGTAAAAAGTTTAAGCGCTGATGTCGTAAACGCAGTCCGTGATCTCAAATCAACAGACGGCCCGGACCTGATTATTGTGGGAAGTTCTACGCTCACTTCTGTATTACTCGACCAGGGTTTGGCTGACGAAGTAATACTGATCACTTACCCGGTTTTGCTGGGCCGGGGCAAACGTTTATTGTCCGACAGCGTTGACGCGCGGGAGCTTGCTTTTATTGACTCAAAAACCACACCCACAGGTTTGCTCATCAATACATACAAACATTTGGGTCCGCTGAAAAAATAA